The genome window ttatttttaaactataataattaatttattccaAATTCCGTTCCTTTTTTACTACCGCTAGCATAAACCTAtgatgctaaagaccaacaaagagtgcgagagagaagaaaatcctttatggaattataacaagatgaaaagagagaggcagtctaatgaaaattgtaaccactttcatttgacaggtcgtcaaaagtcgtcagtcgtttttatgccctttcgatatttccaatatattgttcaatttgtttgttattttgaataaatattattatatttaaaaattgtaacttgtgctgtaagtatttgcagtgtaaatcataagaataatcctgaaaaatatacatttcacaggtaattaaacttcatgtcctaattgttacgatgtgtttatttttgctatattctgtctttagttctctatttctaataaaatattgggAATCCTTATATTGTGAATACTTTCATATTTGCGTAAATAAaggttcttatattacacaaattttgaagaaacatttttcatcaaatttttttacatatacgctagtgcttgaatgaaatttatcgatatgcttatcgatattttacaataacataaaactaaaataaaaaccatttacctttatatttatcaccttaaacccggccgcacattatccgaaatttctggtcagaaaattcggacgcccggcggaacgcactctgttcatacattttgttgtagacccatcatactaaaagaatttctgacgtgtcaaaatgtatgagcggggcggggcgtccgaatttttgttatcagaaattcggataatgtgcggccagactaaaaaggacatattatcttattttaactaatataatatagtatagtataatatagctaatataatataactactataatatagagtgactctaaaactagacgaaggtttatatttatatatcataatcatttgttttacagattccctcaagattcTCTAAAAAGAGGAAattggctgaaattaattgggcgtattggttggaatcccaagaaggttattaatcgaaagattttgaacgttttctgggaccatatgttcccatttgaatatcaaggagtcacctcgatttctcatggtttccatcaccagaccaccacttttgtgaacatgatacctactcgaaacaatacaatgtacaacaaaagaaagttttgaaaatcggttcataaacggcggagtaatcgttgaacctacataaaaaatatatccagagccgaacgtctagactcctcctgtttggaagtcggttaaaaataattgtaataaaaaatattatgataataagaataaaatatatgaaactagtatagtgtgttgtttactttcaacgtttactttcaatgtaagggctgatttaccagatagattttacatgagtaataaataagtaactttataatatgttatgtgtatattatttacccctataagaacttcatgtcataacatatccgacgattgaaaaatcattccaaaagaaaatgtgtatctacttttcaatcctcacctttttttgccaattaaaatttatgatacctaatttgaaatacaaatctgtcaaagttgcatattatttatttcttatagaaactcaggtaaaataactcaaacggactatactatcgataacaaaatactatactatcgatactaaaatatacatcactagcacacgcacacattgacagatcgaaaatggtcacgcattttcgggttgtcaagtggtctatacgacagtatatattaagtctatgaccGCTAGTTCCTATCGatactaaaatatacatcactagcacacgcacacattgacagatagaaaatggtcacgcattttcgggttgtcaggtggtctatacgacagtatatattaaatCTCTGACCGCTAGTTCCTTACCTTTTTTACTTGTCTGTGGCACAACATACGCAAAatttgtgtcaagttgccaaaaaaaaaagaaaaaaaaaacggcaacCGGCAACCGCCAGACAATTTGGCAGGTGTTTACTGACTGTCTGAATGGTACTGTCATTTCGGTTTGTAATCTATGGATTATGTTTGCATCTGCCATCAGCCATGGCTACCTTCACTtgagtaaataattatataaaaatcgaCTGAAACAATTTTAGAGTTATCGGTTTtactaagtaaaataataattattttaaggaATTAAGAAAATGTTTGACTAAGTGTTTGAGTGCTCAGAGCTTCGGTGATGTGGTGCTGGGTCATGGCTTAGTTTTGAAACTGTTAGAAGTTACAAATCGGTGTGTAAAATGGATAAACATTCTGATTTCATGGAGCCTGTGACCCCAAAGTTACCCTTTAACTGGAGTGCAGAAGATAGCGGATATCATACGTCCTTTACACCTGGTTCCTTAGAATACTCCGATGTAGCGGACGAGAATTATTACCCGCTAACAAGAAGTACTAAGAGTAAAGCTTGGCATTACTATGTGGAGGAATCGAAAAAAACTCCAGAACTTAACTTCAAAAATGTCCAGAGCGTCAAATCTACAGAAGGCAGCAAAGAATTGTCACCCCCTAAACGAAGGGGTACTAAGCGTTCTCATTCAGATGAAACTGACAATACAGACATCGGTTATCGCTCCATCTTAACACCTACAAGTAATATATCAGGTGAACTAAATAGACTCAGATTTAGTGACAGTAAGAAATGTAACCGCAGTTATAATTCCTCCATAGAATATTCCAGTTCCTTATTTAGTCAACATGATCCTTGCCCTTCAGATAGTCATTATTATGCTACTATTCCAACAACGCCAATtaagaaaatatgtaaaaatgggTGTAAAATAAATAGTCCTGAAACTCAGCATAAACTAAGAAGAAGTCTCAGTATGGTTATGCATTCAATAACATGTGATAAAAATGCATTAGAACTTAAAGTCACATCGGAAGAAAAGAAGCCCAACACCTTCCATAAATACAATGTAAAGCCACACCAGAAAATTGATATCATAAAGATGTTACATCAAAAAGCTAATGTTTTGCCACCAATTATGAAAATATTCAGTTACTTAAGCCATGAGGATATTTTCAACTTCACTCTAGTGAGTCAAGACTGGCAAAAGGTTTGGGAAGATGTCAGCGAGAAAAAGAGGCAGGAagaatattcaaaatatttaaatgatattAGAGAAAGCCAAGAAAATATAATGTCCACACCAAAATTGAGAGAGCCACAAATAACAAGGCCACTGATGGAGATACAAAATGTTTGTAACAAAAACATGGCAGCCAACACACCTGTGAGTCCTTCAAAGTCACCAAGGACTATAAGATTTAAAAGATTTACAAAGGTAAGATTAAGCTTGCTTCTTACAAAGCTATGTTCCttagatattttaaaacaacctTCCTTTCTCTATATTTGTTGTTAAATGAAGCTCAATTTTATATTGTGATTGTAAATAAAGGTGCTGGTTGGCAGAAGGCGACATCAAGCAACAGCAGATGACGTGTCACAGTGACACTActtatgaaataccctccgcagctagcaaCATGAAGCTAGCGATTCATAGAAATATATGGTAACCAGTAGTGTCGTGACGACACATCTTCTGCTGCAGCTTCATGttgccggcttccaacttgtaccttaagacCCACATATAAGTCGTTCACTATTCTTTAACATGTTTCCAGGCTGCATCACTAGATTCCCGAAAACAATTACCATGTATGAAATGTCAGCTGCCAGCAAAAATTATTGAAGAAATGTCTGGAGAGGAATGGGCAGAGTGTACGAATCACTTCTGTTCATTTCAGTTCTGCTCTCTATGCAAGTCACCGAGGCATCCAGGTAAGAAATGTGTGCAGTTTGATTTGGACGGCCCGAGCCCTTCAAAAAGAATTCACAGGAAGGACAAGTGTGTAGCAGGTTCAAAGAAAAGTAAGCAGAAATTAAAGCGCctcaatttttaatataatttttcttaGGATATAATATACCAGTGACATCCCTTTTTATGCATTCCATTTCCAAAGAAAAATGATGTTAAGATCAATGTTAAAACATGTTGATACTATTATGTAATACATGGGTCTGATGTTGTGccatttatttaattctttataatttttgtcatcataatattattatctaaaaactcctcataatattaattacaaataaatCCGCTGTTGATGTCTAGTCAAATGCTAACAATGTAATAATTCAATGATTCAATGATTCAATAATCAGTAAAAACTAACACCTACCCCAGCCAAACTAACTCAACATAAGATATTTTTGTTGGgaactacaaaatatatttcattttaaacttCCCACCTATTTACATAAGAATGTCTTACTTGTTTTGGAATCAGTTTATCCATAAATTACATTGTTAAGTTTTAGACTGACTTAGATTTATGGCACCAAGTAAAGTATGCATATGTGATAAGGTGAGAAGTTTGCAATGATATGATCACTAGAAAACACGTTAATGTTATATCAACAAATCAATGTTTCTAATACTCATTTTatcaatttcaaaattatgaaaagTCTAAAATCCTAGATGAATGTGGTACTTTTATAGTATTATCATTAGCAAAATAAAATCTCATTTCTCTAAGACGCACAAAATTCGGATATCATaatttactaattaatattaatgtttattaCGTTTTTAAACAACACCATACAACTAATAGTTGACTGTAAAAATTACAGGGTGAtgttgaattattattattagtaatgaTGCAGACTGAGATATGgccatatttaaattaagtaagttactattttaaacatgacatttttgatttcatttaaaaataacaataaattaatgACATTTTAACATTATCGCCATAACAATTTTGTCACAATTATAGTTAAGTACAAATAAAGAAATCCTGTGATATTACGTCTAAAATGCCAGTTAAACCGTGTAAGGTGCCCTTTTGATGCTGTTTCTCTGCTAAAGCTGCAACTATGATTTTAATCTCAgtcacttaaaattaaaatgctaCACAAATATACCTACCTCTTTCTCTGTTATATGACAAACTAAAGAAAGAGAAGTAcaccaaaaatctgtaatttgaaaaaaaaaaattactgtttGAGATTATAATTTAGATTGACGGTTTTTTCTGTAACATACTCTcataattcaagacgtgagtggatgaatagggtaagtaacatgaaaaaacttcccgtttttttgttttaatggaatatttgaaatagaaaaagtttggattatatgtgtagccagatatattagcttggttatgaagtagataagtcatAAGTCACAAGGCTTTATggccggaaaaaatatttgaaatagaaaaagtatggattatatgtgtagccagatatattagcttggttatgaagtagataagtcacaagtttcattaaaataattagggaaaaaattagttattgtccgtatgttacttgttcgattcttccactcacgtcttcaattatcaAGTCTATTTAAGCTTATGAATGAAACCAGTTTGTAATGTATGAGATGTCAGCATCAAAGGGTATctagtgaaaataaaaaaacccGCTGAAATTATTGTTAAGACTGTTATCTAGTGTGAAGTATACTCATTAGCCTTAATGGATGTAGACTAGAATAACACATCACATAGTTATCATCAACCGTAAAATACAACTCCtagtaaaaaattgtttaaaagcTGTCAGCAATTATAAAAATTTCGCTTAAGTATTTGGTAAATTACATTTAAtgtaaatgttttatatttaaacatcaTTATAATTTGTGAAAACCAGTAGTCATTATATTGGTACAAAATGTGTACtcatctataataataaatcaataattaaaaaatatgactgATATCCACTATTTTTgataatcgattttttaaaagtgCCTATAAAATTAATGTGGTAGAgatgattaaaattaaattaatgaatctagttttaatgtaggtattattattagccTTCAAGCGGTCGCGCGACGTCGAATCGACTCCCTTCAATACATTTTCGTTGATGTTATCGATATTTCTCATTGAatccttattattatttcagtagGTTTTCATAATATATCTATCAAATAAATAGCTTACACTTACTCTCTGCACCCCCTTTGCAGCAAGGAACTCAATTGTTTTGGTGTCGGCGCTGGCGCGGTCGAAAGCctttcttataattttatatgtagttttcattaaattgaggCAAATTCCATGTTTATTTAGAAAACAGGTCGCCGTTGACCGATAACATCTAgctagatgaagaaaaaaatcgGAATTAGGATAAGAAAATTCCGATCACTATTTCTGCCCCTTCACACCCTTCACACAAGATAAGCTACTTTGAGTCACCGGATTTTATAActaagtttttactaaaaatacgtTAAATTACCTGGGtgaattaattacttttaaaaagagtaagtaataactaaatttatgaaataataaatagtatttaatgaaaagtgttttgtttcccAAATTCACCTAAGACGTCTTTTAGATTACGCGCGACCACTGCCGTTACAAAATAGCGCgcgcccgcttgaaggttaaaccggagattaagcccggccgcacattgtccgaaatttctgatcagaaacagttgaacgtccgcgctgtctcttacattttgtactgagccgtgtgagctcgaactcgcctgaaggatatttcggatagtgtgcgggaaGGCgatccggcgaaattcaactgtttcagATCAGAactcggacaatgtgcggccgggctaaaaggttttaattatattttttaatttgtatttttttctccTTAAATAATATGAACTGCATTAGGGATGTATAAAATAGCGCTGGATTTAAACGCCATTAGCattatgtaagtttttttagtagattaatttttatttatgcattTTAACTTATTAAGCCACATAGCACGTCGCGTTGTCATAATTTCGTATTGTATGCCACAACTACATTGCTTTGACGCTGCGAAGGCGCTCGAGCTACACATTTTTTACCAACTTTTTTCCATAAGTCCATATTATGGTTCGCTGTGCCGTTAGGGCTCTAAAGTGATTTAAGTAACCAACCATGAGTGtagttgttaaaaaaataaaaatattcaacagCTTCTAGGAAATCAATTTTAATGTTCTCGTCAAGCATTCAACATTGGTACatttagtttaatattatgtttccttaCAATAAGAATATCGTTTTCTTTCGAAATTGAAAAGTTGCTAGacataatacaaaaataataatgattaattattctAAATTTTTCTTCTTTCATGTGGCACTGAATTTATACATTCTTGATATggttcatatttaaaaaaacagtaattttaattgtcattttattgataaatatttaatttttaatttggtaTTGTATATTCTTGTGTTTTGAAGAAATGAACCGATTTTAACTGTGTTCTGTGTAAGTGGGATgtgaattttgtttttaattttctcaatTGTAAATATTGATTCTCAATAGTATTAATTAGGCTTAAAAAGCTctcttttagtttttaaataaaaattccaTGACAAAAATATAAGACTTTTATTACtacttacattataaattacaattaaaattatttacaatactAATCAAAAATCAATTTTGTCAGGTGGCTAggacattattattttcaatggcTATCTATAACAATAACTACAATAATTGACTTTACTTGACTctgaatattttatacttactacgATTAACAATACAAGGTCTAATGTCTTCGTCTGTCGCTTTGAAAAAGTCGCATGATTGACAAATTTAGCGTATCTACCTTGAATAGTTATACGCGTAGGTAAACATCTTTATAAGTGAGAGGGTTCTGTTCATTTAAATGACAatagaataatataaataacaggTATTTTAAAAGgtacatattattgttaaacGTTTAAATTACTTTGTTCTATTGCAGCTTCAATAACGGCGTCACTGTGTCTTAATTGCGGGTCTTGGGATTGCTTGGTCAGCCGAGTCCTAATACAAACTTTGGTATTTGATAGGCCACTTGAGGTATTTGCATTATCATTGACATCCTGTAAAACAATTATCCGTTAGACAGTTCCTAACATTATGCAATAGAAATTATTATCGATCTATgacagtttaataatattatatctattacagttcgacaactgacaaggctttatatgaacgtggcgagaaaaggaaataaacgcttctatcatacaaaaacgtcatttttgacatgtgtttgacagttctcgtttaccagcagcgctcccgtcaatgtcatccacgttcatttaaagccttgtcgagctgtactgCAAATGATGTTTTcatgcagcaccagcacagccagtaaacaaaaagttttgttcgacgtttgacaacgtttctgtcaatatgaAGTGTGCAACCGGatttttactgtatgtgctagtaaggccctctgctccgactttTGCGAAATATTCTCTATTCAATGTCTGCTTTGAATGTTTTGTTATCACCGTCTTTAGAACGGTCGCGTAGCACGTAAAATAGTGTAAATTGTGCTTTCCCGTTTACACTCGTACATAATATATGATTCACGATAGCTGTAGGTATATTCGTGTGCAAGTAAGACCAGTAGCGCGTGAGTGAATGTACGAAATTTTACGTGTTGCACGAAGAGGTGAGACGTAAGTTATTACGTCTCAACTCTCACCTCTTCGTTTTTACTACATAAAGTctgataatacatattatatgtaaatGGAGGTCGTGCAACAcgtaggctggtataaatagtcagtactcaagatgcatctcggtctcaagtcaaaatttggaccaatcacagagccgaaccgcgtcttgagaccgggtcgcatcttaagtactgactatttataccggccttaaaaTTTCGCACATTTACTCACGCGCTAGTGGTCTTACTTGCACACGAATATACCTGCAGCTATCGTGCAGTACCTACTGCCTACTTAGTAACCTAAGTAAATATAGTTTGTCAAGACGTGATTTTTAAGTGCTAACAAATCAGACGAGGACTAAACATTGTATAACCATAACGTCTGTATACGCATTGATTTTGTATTAGTAATAGGATTTTCGTTATTTAAATACATGCAGTCATTTCATGCGATAGTGGCAAGTATTATTTACAAAGCCTTAATTTACAAACCTTCATTTAATTAGGATTCCACCACCGTTATACTTGTTGAACGCTAGGTCTGTGGGAAAATATAccatattatatacaaagttTTTATAAGTGCTTATTTTGTTATAGGTagagtttagaatttagattgtgATAGCTTAATAGTTAGGGCCAACACCAgaacttttatttacaaaaagatT of Aricia agestis chromosome 9, ilAriAges1.1, whole genome shotgun sequence contains these proteins:
- the LOC121730109 gene encoding uncharacterized protein LOC121730109 → MDKHSDFMEPVTPKLPFNWSAEDSGYHTSFTPGSLEYSDVADENYYPLTRSTKSKAWHYYVEESKKTPELNFKNVQSVKSTEGSKELSPPKRRGTKRSHSDETDNTDIGYRSILTPTSNISGELNRLRFSDSKKCNRSYNSSIEYSSSLFSQHDPCPSDSHYYATIPTTPIKKICKNGCKINSPETQHKLRRSLSMVMHSITCDKNALELKVTSEEKKPNTFHKYNVKPHQKIDIIKMLHQKANVLPPIMKIFSYLSHEDIFNFTLVSQDWQKVWEDVSEKKRQEEYSKYLNDIRESQENIMSTPKLREPQITRPLMEIQNVCNKNMAANTPVSPSKSPRTIRFKRFTKAASLDSRKQLPCMKCQLPAKIIEEMSGEEWAECTNHFCSFQFCSLCKSPRHPGKKCVQFDLDGPSPSKRIHRKDKCVAGSKKSKQKLKRLNF